A region from the Ensifer canadensis genome encodes:
- the nodC gene encoding chitooligosaccharide synthase NodC, giving the protein MYLLDTTSTAAISIYALLLTAYRSMQALHARPIDGPAVSAEPVETRPLPAVDVIVPSFNEDPGILSACLASIADQDYPGELRVYVVDDGSRNREAIVRARAFYSRDPRFSFILLPENVGKRKAQIAAIGQSSGDLVLNVDSDSTIAFDVVSKLASKMGDPEVGAVMGQLTASNSGDTWLTKLIDMEYWLACNEERAAQARFGAVMCCCGPCAMYRRSALASLLDQYETQLFRGKLSDFGEDRHLTILMLKAGFRTEYVPNAIVATVVPDTLKPYLRQQLRWARSTFRDTFLVLPLLRGLNPFLTLDVVGQNIGPLLLALSVVTGLAHFIMTATVPWWTILIIASMTIIRCSVVALHARQLRFLGFVLHTPINLFLLLPLKAYALCTLSNSDWLSRYSAPEVPVSGGKQTPIQASGRVTPDCTCSGE; this is encoded by the coding sequence ATGTACCTGCTTGACACAACCAGCACCGCCGCTATCTCGATCTACGCGCTGCTCTTGACCGCCTACAGGAGCATGCAAGCCCTACATGCTCGGCCGATAGACGGTCCAGCAGTGTCGGCAGAACCGGTCGAGACCCGCCCTCTGCCAGCCGTGGATGTTATCGTCCCCAGCTTCAATGAGGACCCAGGCATCCTCTCGGCGTGCCTTGCGTCCATTGCAGACCAGGATTATCCCGGAGAATTGCGAGTCTATGTCGTTGATGATGGTTCTCGGAACCGCGAGGCCATTGTGCGTGCACGCGCCTTCTATTCGCGCGATCCGAGGTTCAGCTTCATTCTGCTCCCAGAGAACGTCGGAAAGCGGAAAGCGCAGATTGCCGCGATAGGTCAATCCTCTGGGGATTTGGTGCTGAATGTCGACTCGGACAGCACGATCGCTTTCGATGTGGTCTCCAAGCTTGCCTCGAAGATGGGAGATCCAGAGGTCGGTGCGGTTATGGGTCAACTCACGGCTAGCAATTCGGGTGACACTTGGCTGACGAAATTGATCGACATGGAGTATTGGCTTGCCTGCAACGAAGAACGCGCGGCACAGGCTCGCTTCGGTGCTGTTATGTGTTGCTGCGGCCCTTGTGCTATGTACCGTCGGTCGGCGCTCGCTTCGCTGCTTGACCAGTACGAAACGCAACTGTTTCGCGGTAAGCTAAGCGACTTCGGTGAGGACCGCCATCTGACGATCCTCATGTTGAAGGCAGGTTTTCGAACTGAGTATGTTCCAAACGCCATAGTGGCAACCGTCGTCCCGGATACACTGAAACCGTATCTGCGCCAACAACTGCGTTGGGCACGCAGCACGTTCCGTGACACGTTTCTAGTGCTCCCTCTGTTGCGCGGCCTCAACCCTTTTCTCACATTGGACGTGGTCGGGCAGAATATCGGGCCACTGTTGCTCGCTCTGTCGGTCGTGACGGGACTTGCGCATTTCATAATGACCGCCACAGTGCCATGGTGGACGATTTTGATTATTGCGTCCATGACCATTATACGCTGCAGCGTCGTAGCATTGCATGCTCGCCAACTTAGATTTCTTGGCTTCGTTCTGCACACACCCATCAACCTCTTTCTCTTACTTCCGTTGAAAGCTTATGCGTTGTGTACATTGTCCAATAGCGACTGGCTGTCACGCTACTCCGCGCCAGAAGTACCAGTCAGCGGAGGAAAGCAGACTCCAATTCAAGCCTCCGGCCGAGTGACACCTGACTGCACTTGCAGCGGCGAGTGA